One window from the genome of Solea solea chromosome 2, fSolSol10.1, whole genome shotgun sequence encodes:
- the LOC131455660 gene encoding thymosin beta-12 has protein sequence MSDKPDISEVTKFDKSKLKKTETQEKNPLPTKETIEQEKQS, from the exons ATGTCCGACAAGCCCGACATCTCTGAGGTGACCAAATTCGACAAGAGCAAGCTGAAGAAGACGGAGACGCAGGAGAAGAATCCACTACCTACAAAAGAGA CCATCGAGCAGGAAAAGCAGTCGTGA
- the LOC131455316 gene encoding ribose-phosphate pyrophosphokinase 2 isoform X1 codes for MPNIVLFSGSSHHDLSQKVADRLGLELGKVITKKFSNQETCVEIGESVRGEDVYIVQSGCGEINDNLMELLIMINACKIASSSRVTAVIPCFPYARQDKKDKVQSRAPISAKLVANMLSVAGADHIITMDLHASQIQGFFDIAVDNLYAEPAVLQWIRENIPEWKNCIIVSPDAGGAKRVTSIADRLNVEFALIHKERKKANEVDRMVLVGDVKDRVAILVDDMADTCGTVCHAADKLIDAGAIKVYAILTHGIFSGPAISRINNAPFEAVVVTNTIPQEEKMKACPKIQVIDISMILAEAIRRTHNGESVSYLFSHVPL; via the exons ATGCCTAACATCGTGCTTTTTAGCGGGAGCTCCCACCACGACCTGTCCCAGAAAGTGGCCGACAGGCTGGGGCTGGAGCTGGGAAAAGTGATAACCAAGAAGTTCAGCAACCAGGAGACATG CGTGGAAATCGGGGAGAGCGTGCGAGGCGAGGACGTGTACATTGTGCAGAGCGGCTGTGGCGAAATCAACGACAACCTGATGGAGCTGTTAATCATGATCAACGCCTGCAAGATCGCCTCCTCGTCCCGCGTCACTGCCGTCATCCCCTGCTTCCCCTACGCCCGACAGGACAAGAAGGACAAGGTACAG AGTCGAGCTCCCATATCAGCCAAGCTGGTGGCCAACATGTTGTCTGTGGCCGGAGCCGAccacatcatcaccatggaCCTGCACGCCTCACAGATCCAG GGTTTTTTCGACATTGCTGTGGACAACCTGTACGCAGAGCCTGCCGTTCTGCAGTGGATCAGAGAAAACATCCCAGAGTGGAAGAACTGCATCATTGTGTCTCCAGATGCTGGTGGAGCAAAACG CGTGACGTCCATCGCGGACCGCCTCAACGTGGAGTTCGCCCTCATCcacaaagagaggaagaaggcCAACGAAGTGGACCGCATGGTGCTGGTGGGCGACGTCAAAGACCGCGTGGCCATTCTGGTGGATGACATGGCCGACACCTGCGGCACCGTCTGCCACGCTGCCGACAA GTTGATTGACGCAGGAGCAATAAAGGTCTACGCCATCCTCACACATGGCATTTTCTCTGGTCCGGCCATCTCTCGCATCAACAACGCTCCATTTGAGGCCGTGGTGGTGACTAACACCATCCCacaggaggagaagatgaaggcGTGTCCAAAAATACAG GTCATCGACATCTCTATGATCCTGGCCGAGGCGATCAGAAGAACCCACAACGGCGAGTCAGTGTCCTACCTCTTCAGCCACGTACCCTTGTAA
- the LOC131455316 gene encoding ribose-phosphate pyrophosphokinase 2 isoform X2 yields MPNIVLFSGSSHHDLSQKVADRLGLELGKVITKKFSNQETCVEIGESVRGEDVYIVQSGCGEINDNLMELLIMINACKIASSSRVTAVIPCFPYARQDKKDKSRAPISAKLVANMLSVAGADHIITMDLHASQIQGFFDIAVDNLYAEPAVLQWIRENIPEWKNCIIVSPDAGGAKRVTSIADRLNVEFALIHKERKKANEVDRMVLVGDVKDRVAILVDDMADTCGTVCHAADKLIDAGAIKVYAILTHGIFSGPAISRINNAPFEAVVVTNTIPQEEKMKACPKIQVIDISMILAEAIRRTHNGESVSYLFSHVPL; encoded by the exons ATGCCTAACATCGTGCTTTTTAGCGGGAGCTCCCACCACGACCTGTCCCAGAAAGTGGCCGACAGGCTGGGGCTGGAGCTGGGAAAAGTGATAACCAAGAAGTTCAGCAACCAGGAGACATG CGTGGAAATCGGGGAGAGCGTGCGAGGCGAGGACGTGTACATTGTGCAGAGCGGCTGTGGCGAAATCAACGACAACCTGATGGAGCTGTTAATCATGATCAACGCCTGCAAGATCGCCTCCTCGTCCCGCGTCACTGCCGTCATCCCCTGCTTCCCCTACGCCCGACAGGACAAGAAGGACAAG AGTCGAGCTCCCATATCAGCCAAGCTGGTGGCCAACATGTTGTCTGTGGCCGGAGCCGAccacatcatcaccatggaCCTGCACGCCTCACAGATCCAG GGTTTTTTCGACATTGCTGTGGACAACCTGTACGCAGAGCCTGCCGTTCTGCAGTGGATCAGAGAAAACATCCCAGAGTGGAAGAACTGCATCATTGTGTCTCCAGATGCTGGTGGAGCAAAACG CGTGACGTCCATCGCGGACCGCCTCAACGTGGAGTTCGCCCTCATCcacaaagagaggaagaaggcCAACGAAGTGGACCGCATGGTGCTGGTGGGCGACGTCAAAGACCGCGTGGCCATTCTGGTGGATGACATGGCCGACACCTGCGGCACCGTCTGCCACGCTGCCGACAA GTTGATTGACGCAGGAGCAATAAAGGTCTACGCCATCCTCACACATGGCATTTTCTCTGGTCCGGCCATCTCTCGCATCAACAACGCTCCATTTGAGGCCGTGGTGGTGACTAACACCATCCCacaggaggagaagatgaaggcGTGTCCAAAAATACAG GTCATCGACATCTCTATGATCCTGGCCGAGGCGATCAGAAGAACCCACAACGGCGAGTCAGTGTCCTACCTCTTCAGCCACGTACCCTTGTAA